CCTGCTGTCCCGCCGGATCCAGCGGCAGACCCGGGACCTGGCCTTCTCCGATATCGCCGGCCTCCTCGCGGAGCGCGAGGCCATGCTCCACTCCATCCGCGAAGGCGTGATCGCCCTCGACCCCGACGACCGGGTACGGCTCGTCAACGACGAGGCCGCCCGGCTGCTGGGCCTCGCCCCGGACAGCGCGGACACCCTCGCCGGACGCCCGCTGGACGAGGTACTCGGCACGGGCCGCACCAGCGACGTCCTGACCGGGCGCGTCACCGGACGCGACCTGCTCACCGTCCAGGGCCCGCGGGTCCTGGTCGCCAACCGGATGCCCACCGCGGACGGCGGGGCCGTCGCCACCCTGCGCGACCGCACCGAGGTGGAGCACCTGGGCCGCGAGCTGGACTCCACCAAGGGCCTGATCGACGCCCTGCGCGCCCAGGACCACGAGCACGCCAACCGCCTCCACACCCTCCTCGGCCTGCTCGAACTGGGACTGCACGAGGAAGCGGCCGCCTTCGTCACCGAGGTCGTGGGCGTGCACCGCACCACGGCCGAGCAGGTCACCGAAAGGGTCCACGACCCCCTGCTGGCGGCCCTGCTGGTGGGCAAGGCCACCGTCGCCGCGGAGCGTGGCGTCGCGCTGCGCCTCGCCCCCGCCGCCCTCCTCCCCGACCGACTGGTGGACCCGGGCGGTCTCGTCACGATCCTCGGCAATCTGGTGGACAACGCCCTGGACGCGGCGGCCGGCTCGGCCGCGCCCCTGGTCGAGGTCGACATCCGCGCGGACGGGCGCACCGCCGTCCTGCGGGTGCGCGACAGCGGTCCCGGGATCCCCGCCGGCCGGCGCGAGGAGATCTTCACCGAGGGCTGGTCGACCAAGCAGCCCAAGGCCCACCGCGAGCGCGGGCTGGGCCTCGCCCTCGTACGCCGCCTCGCGGAGCGGCAGGGCGGCAGCGCCCGGGCCGGTGCAGCAGAGGACGGAGGGGCGGAGTTCTCCGTCGTACTCCCGGAGGCCCTGCGATGAACGAGACCCCGATGCACGTATTGGTCGTCGACGACGACATGCGTGTTGCCAGGATCAACGCGGCGTACGTGGCGAAGGTTCCCGGTTTCGAAGTCGCCGGCCAGACCCATTCGGCGGCCGAGGCCCTGGACTTCCTCACCGCCCGCCCGGTGGACCTGATCCTCCTCGACCACTACCTCCCGGACGGGAACGGCCTCGACCTGGTGCGCCGCCTGCGCCAGCTCGGCCACCACACCGATGTGATCATGGTCACGGCCGCCCGGGACCTGGCCACCGTCCAGGCCGCCATGCGGCTCGGCGCCCTGCAGTACCTGGTCAAACCGTTCACCTTCGCCGGTCTGCGCGCCAAGCTGGAGGCCTACGCCTCCCTGCGCCGGTCCCTCTCCGGCGGCGGCGAGGCCGAACAGGCCGAGGTCGACCGGATCTTCGGCGCCATCGCCGCGGCCGGAACTCCGAACGAACTCCCCAAGGGCCACTCCCCCACCACCGCGGAACTGGTCCGCCAGGTGCTGCGCGCGGCCGAAGGCCCCCTCTCCACCCAGCAGATCGCCGACCGCGCCGGGATCAGCCGGCAGACCGCCCAGCGCTACCTGAAACTCCTGGACCGCGCCGGCCGCGTGACCCTGGCCCTGCGCTACGGCGAGACCGGCCGCCCCGAACACCGCTACGCCTGGCGCCCGTCGGACGGCGCCTGAGCGGGCCCGCACGGGGCTCACACCGCGCCGGCCCCCGTCAGGGAGCGGACCTCCGTCTCTGCGTGCTTGCGCCGGTCCGGCTCCTCCGCGGAGGTGACGGTGCCCAGCCAGCCCGCCAGGAAGCCGAGCGGGATCGAGATGATCCCCGGGTTCTGCAGCGGGAAGTACTGGAAGTCCACGCCGGGAAAGAGGGATTCGGGGCTCCCGGAGACCACGGGCGACAGGGCGACCAGGAGCACGGCCGGGACCAGCCCCCCGTACACCGACCAGACGGCCCCCCGCGTGGTGAAACCCCGCCAGAACAGCGAGTACAGCAGCACGGGCAGGTTCGCCGAGGCCGCCACGGCGAAGGCCAGCCCCACCAGGAAGGCCACGTTCAGGTCCTGGGCGAGCAGCCCGAGGGCGATGGCCACCGCCCCGATCCCCACGGCCGCGACCCGGGCCACGGCCACCTCGCTGCGCTGCCGGGCGCGGCGGCGCCTGAGCGAGGCGTACAGATCGTGCGCGACCGAGGCCGAGGAGGCGAGCGTGATCCCGGCGACCACGGCGAGGATGGTCGCGAAGGCGATGGCGGCCACGAGCGCGAACAGCACCGCGCCCCCGGTGGACCCGGCGCCCCCGCCGAGGAAGGCCGCCAGCAGCGGCACGGCCGTGTTCCCGGAGGCGTTGGACGCCCGGACCGCGTCGGGACCGACCAGCGCGGCCGCCCCGAAGCCGAGGACGACGGTCATCAGGTAGAAGCCCCCGATCAGCGCGATCGCCCACACCACCGAGCGGCGGGCCGCCCGCGCCGTCGGCACGGTGTAGAACCGCGACAGGATGTGGGGCAGCCCCGCGGTCCCGAGGACCAGCGCGAGGCCGAGGCTCATGAAGTCGATCCGGGCGGTCCAGCCCCCGCCGTACTTGAGGCCGGGGCTCAGGAACCGGACCCCGTGTCCGCTGCGCTCGGCGGCGGCGCTGAGCAGCTGGTCGGGGTTCCCGTGGAAGCGCAGCAGGACGAGCACGGTCAGGGTGACGGCCCCGCCCATCAGCAGCACGGCCTTCACGATCTGGATCCAGGTGGTGGCCCGCATCCCGCCGAAGGTCACGTAGATGACCATCAGCGCGCCCACCCCGACCACGGTCAGGGTCCGGGCGCCGGGGCCGGAGTCCGCGAGGAGCAGACCCACCAGGCTGCCGGCCCCGACCATCTGCGCGACCAGGTAGAGCACCGAGACCACCACCGAGGAGGTCCCGGCGGCGATCCGTACGGGCCGCTCGCTCATCCGGGCGGCCACCACGTCGGCGAGGGTGAACCGCCCGCAGTTGCGGACCAGTTCGGCGACCAGGAACAGGACCACCAGCCAGGCGACGAGGAAGCCGACGGAGTAGAGCAGGCCGTCGTAGCCGAAGAGGGCGATCAGTCCGGAGATCCCCAGGAAGGAGGCGGCGGACATGTAGTCGCCGGCGATGGCGAAACCGTTCTCCATCGGGGAGAAGAGCCGCCCGCCCGCGTAGAACTCCTCGGCCGAGCCGTGCCGGTTGCGGCTGACCCAGGTGGTGATGCCGAGGGTGACCGCGATGAAGGCGCTGAAGAGGATCAGCGCGAGCGTCTGGTGCTCGGTGGTCACCGGTCCTCCCCCCGGCCCGTCCGGCTCCGGCCCCGGCCGTGTTCCTGCTCGAAGACCGTCCAGCGCAGGTCGAGCGCGGCCCGGTCCCGGCGCAGCCGGGCGTGCCGGGCGTACGCCCAGGTCAGGAGGAAGGTGCTGAGGAACTGGCCGAGGCCCGCCAGCAGGGCCACGTTGACCGCGCCGGCCACGGGCCGGGCCATGAGCCCGGGCGCCGCGGTGGCGGCGACCACGTAGGCGACGTACCAGAGGAAGAAGCCGGCGGTCGCGGGGACGACGAACCTCCGGTAGCGGCTGCGGACCTCCTGGAAGGCGGCGCTGCGCTGTACTTCCAGGTAGATGTCGGATGCGCCGGGCGCGCTCGCTCCTGCGGGGGCCGAAGGAACCGGAACCGCGTCCCCGCCCTCGCCCCAGCCCACGGCCAGCGCGTCGTACCAGGGGTCGTCCAGCCGGATCGTTCCGGCATCACGACCATCGTGCTTGTCCACCGAACTCTCCTTGTCCGCTGCCGCATTGGCCGCGTGCCCACAAGGATGTGCCGGATGGTCGGTTTCCGGACTGATGTCCCGGTGCTCTTCACCCCTTCAGGTGATGGAGCGAAGAGCACCGGTGTGCCGGAACGCAGTTTCCGCATACGTGGTACCGGCCGCAGCCGGCCGGTACCTCGGATGCGTCAGGCGTCGATGCGCGAGCGGTCCAGCGTCGCGGCGGAGCCGGTGATGAACTCCTTGCGCGGGGCCACCTCGTTGCCCATGAGCAGGTCGAAGACCTGCTCGGCGGCGTCCAGATCGCCGATGTTGATCCGCCGCAGGGTGCGGTGGCGGGGGTCCATGGTGGTCTCCGCCAGCTGGTCGGCATCCATCTCGCCGAGGCCCTTGTAGCGCTGGATGGCGTCCTTGTACCGGATGTTCTTGCGCTGGTACTCCAGCAGGGTCTGGCGCAGCTCGTTGTCCGAATACGTGTAGACGTACTTGTCCTGGCCCTTCTTCGGCTGGACCAGCTCGATCCGGTGCAGCGGCGGCACGGCCGCGAAGACCCGGCCCGCCTCGACCATCGGGCGCATGTACCGCTGGAAGAGCGTGAGCAGCAGGCAGCGGATGTGCGCGCCGTCGACATCGGCGTCGACGAGCAGGACGATCTTGCCGTAGCGGGCGGCGTCGAGGTCGAAGGTGCGGCCCGAGCCCGCTCCTATGACCTGGATGATCGCGCCGCACTCGGCGTTCTTGAGCATGTCCGAGACCGAGGACTTCTGGACGTTGAGGATCTTGCCCCGGATCGGCAGCAGCGCCTGGAACTCCGAGTTCCGGGCGAGCTTGGCCGTACCGAGGGCCGAGTCGCCCTCGACGATGAAGAGCTCGCTGCGCTCCACGTCGTCGCTGCGGCAGTCGGCCAGCTTGGCCGGCAGCGAGGAGGTCTCCAGTGCGGTCTTGCGGCGCTGCGCCTCCTTGTGCTGGCGGGCCGCGATGCGGGTCCGGGCGGCCGCGACGATCTTCTCCATCACGGCGCGGGCCTGCTGCTTGTCGTCGCGCTTGGTGGAGGTCAGGAAGGCCTTGAGCTCCTTGGCGACCACGGCGGCCACGATCCGGGTGGCCGCGGAGGTGCCGAGGACCTCCTTGGTCTGACCCTCGAACTGCGGTTCGGCGAGGCGGACGGTGACGACGGCCGTCATGCCCTCCATCGCGTCGTCCTTGACCACGTCGTCCTCGGCGACGCGCAGCAGCTTCGCCGAGCGGAGCACCTCGTTCACGGTCTTGGCGACCGAGCGCTCGAAGCCGGAGACGTGGGTGCCGCCCTTGGGGGTGGCGATGATGTTCACGAAGGACTTGGCGTTGGTCTCGTACCCCGTGCCCCAGCGCAGGGCGATGTCCACGCCCAGCTCGCGGGTGACCTCGGTGGGGGTCATGTGGCCGCGGTCGTCGAGGACCGGGACGGTCTCCTTGAAGGTGCCCGTACCGGTCAGGCGCAGCACGTCGCAGACGGCCTTGTCCTGGGCGAGGTACTCGCAGAACTCGCTGATGCCCCCGTCGAAGCGGAAGGTCTCCTCGGTCTTGCCGGCGCCGTCTATGGCCCGCTCGTCGCGGACGACGATGGTCAGGCCGGGGACGAGGAAGGCCGTCTGGCGGGCGCGCTGGTAGAGGGTCTCCAGGGAGAGCCGGGCGTCCTTGAGGAAGATCTGGCGGTCGGCCCAGTAGCGGACCCGGGTGCCGGTCTTGCCCTTGGCGATGCGCTTGACCTTGCGGAGCCCGCCCGAGGGGTCGAAGGGGCTGTCGGCGCCCTGCTCGGTGAAGAGCCCGGGGACGCCGCGGCGGAAACTGATGGCGTGCGTCGAGCTGCCCCGGTCGACCTCGACGTCCAGGCGGGCGGAGAGGGCGTTGACCACGGAGGCGCCGACGCCGTGCAGACCGCCGGAGGCCGCGTACGAGCCACCGCCGAACTTGCCGCCGGCGTGCAGCTTGGTCATGACGACCTCGACACCGGACAGGCCGGTCTTGGGCTCGACGTCCACGGGGATGCCGCGGCCGTTGTCCCGGACCTCCACGGAGGCGTCCTCGTGGAGGATCACCTCGATGTGGTCGCAGTAGCCGCCCAGGGCCTCATCGACGGAATTGTCGATGATCTCCCAGAGGCAGTGCATCAGGCCTCGGCTGTCGGTGGAGCCGATATACATGCCGGGGCGCTTGCGGACGGCCTCGAGGCCTTCGAGGACGAGCAGGTGCCGCGCGGTGTAGTTGGAGCCGTCCCGGTCTGCTCCGGACAGCAGCGCACTGGAAGGCACGGACGTGTCGGCGGTCACGCAGTTCGCTCCTCGCTGAATTTCTTTTCTGGCCCGGTCGGGCGCAGGGGTGGCTGGGTCGCCGGTCGAAGGGTACCGAGGCCTGGTAGAGCCGATGCAACGCCACCCTCGTGGGTTCCTCAGCCTAGTGCAGATCCGCACGGGTGTTCGATCCCCCGTGGGGGTGAAGCAAACATCACGTTCCCTTCCAGGCATGAACCATTTAGGGTTCGGGCACGTCCTCATGAACAACCGGCACTCACGCCGGAGGGGACGAGAACTGCTACAAGCGAACGACTGACAACGCGAAACCGTAAAGCAACGCAATACGGCTCCTTCGCCGCCAACCGGCAGCAGCCGGCCAGCTTCGGAAGGAAGTTTCGAGGAAAAGCCGCGAGCGGGAACGTTTTCGGCCTGGTTGGATGTTGACCCTGGTACGACAGCTCGTCGAGCTAGAGAAGAGGCGACGTGACTACTGTTCTGACACCCGCGACCCCGCTGACGGCCGCTGACCGATGCGACCGTTGCGGCGCCCAGGCATATCTGCGCGTCGTCCTCCTGAGCGGTGGTGAACTGCTCTTCTGCGCCCACCACGGGCGTAAGTTCGAGCCGGAACTCAAGAAGATCGCCGCGGAAATACAGGATGAGACCGAGCGGCTCACGTCCGCTCCGGCCGCTTCGGCAGCCGACACCGAGGACCGCTGACACAAGGCCTATACCTCGCATCCGACGAGCCAGGACCGGCCAGGCCGGTCGACGGGCGGCATCTCTGAGACCCAGGGACGCCGCCCGTCCTCATATCCGAGGCACATCCCCGCTCCGGACCCTCCATCCGGCCCCCGCACCCCTTTGCCGGGCCGTACGGGGGGCCTGGAGCCCCTCCGGACGCCCCGGCGGTGCTCCTAGACTCCGCCCGGCCGCGCGGAGCTCTCGGGGGCGCTCACGAAGCCGACCAGCGGGGCGATCCGCGTGTACACGCCAGGACTGTCGGCGCGCCCGCAGCCGCGGCCCCAGGACACCACCCCGATGAGCCGCCCCTGGGCCACCAGCGGCCCGCCGCTGTCGCCCTGGCAGGCGTCTTTCCCGCCCGACCGGTCGCCCGCGCACACCATGGATTCCTCCCGGTACTGCCCGTCCGAGTCTCCCGGGTACGCCCGGTGGCAGACCTCGTCCGCCAGTACGGTGACCCGGGCCGCGCGCAGCCCGTACGCGTAGTCGCCGAAGCCGCTCGTGTCGCCCCAGCCGTAGACGGCCGCCTCGGTGCCCGCCTCGTAGCCCCCGTGGCCGGGCCCGGCCATGGGGAGCACGTGGTCCGCCGGCACCGCTTCGGCCAGCTCCAGTACGGCGAGGTCCCCGGCGTTGCTCCCGGGGTCGTAGGCCGGATTCACCCGGGCCGCGCGCACCGCGATCTCGCGGCCCTCGGGCGCGCGGAGCTCCGTACGCCCGGTGATCACGCGGAGGTCGGTGACGGATTCGACCGGCCCGCCCAGGACCTGCCGGCCCAGGCAGTGGGCCGCGGTCACCACCGTGGTCGGAGCGACGACGACACCTCCGCAGAACTGCCCGTCCCGGATTCCCCCGAACCGGTCACGGCTGGCGAGGGCCACGACCCACGGGCTGTCGGCGACCTGCACCGGCTTCCCGCCTATGACGACGCTGTCCGCCGCCACCCTGGGCGCCTGGGCCAACGGCGCCGCGGCCGCTCCCGCCACCAGGGTCAGAGCGCCCGCCAGGACACGGGCGAAGGGACGACGCATGAGGCCTCCTGACTCTGAGTGTGCATGACTCCACCCAGAGTGTGATGCCCCGTGGCCGCGCGCACCTGCGCGGCCACCGTCGCACGCCCCCGCCCCCCGCCGGCCGTCTCCGCCCGGATCCGGCCGGATCAGCCGGGGGAACCGTCGAGGTCCGGTCGAAGATCAGTCCAGGTAGTCGCGCAGCACCTGCGAACGCGACGGGTGGCGCAGCTTCGACATCGTCTTGGACTCGATCTGGCGGATGCGCTCGCGGGTGACCCCGTAGACCTTGCCGATCTCGTCGAGGGTCTTGGGCTGTCCGTCGGTCAGTCCGAAGCGCATCGAGACCACGCCGGCCTCGCGCTCGCTGAGCGTGTCGAGCACCGAGTGGAGCTGCTCCTGGAGGAGCGTGAAGCTCACGGCGTCGGCCGGGACGACCGCCTCGGAGTCCTCGATGAGGTCGCCGAACTCGCTGTCG
The Streptomyces sp. NBC_00091 genome window above contains:
- a CDS encoding sensor histidine kinase, which translates into the protein MRFLPTGARRLGLPRRAVSQILLTQLAIAAGVAVLATGLFLAPLSGQLDDQAMRRALAIAQSTAADPSLAADLLRSGPAADSPVQSTAERIRSATGAEYVVVLDLDGIRRSHPSADRIGRPVSTDPGDALAGHEVMEIDEGTLGRSARGKVPLVAADGEIVGAVSVGIAYDSVRDRLLGAIPGLLAYAGGALAAGALAAYLLSRRIQRQTRDLAFSDIAGLLAEREAMLHSIREGVIALDPDDRVRLVNDEAARLLGLAPDSADTLAGRPLDEVLGTGRTSDVLTGRVTGRDLLTVQGPRVLVANRMPTADGGAVATLRDRTEVEHLGRELDSTKGLIDALRAQDHEHANRLHTLLGLLELGLHEEAAAFVTEVVGVHRTTAEQVTERVHDPLLAALLVGKATVAAERGVALRLAPAALLPDRLVDPGGLVTILGNLVDNALDAAAGSAAPLVEVDIRADGRTAVLRVRDSGPGIPAGRREEIFTEGWSTKQPKAHRERGLGLALVRRLAERQGGSARAGAAEDGGAEFSVVLPEALR
- a CDS encoding response regulator, producing MNETPMHVLVVDDDMRVARINAAYVAKVPGFEVAGQTHSAAEALDFLTARPVDLILLDHYLPDGNGLDLVRRLRQLGHHTDVIMVTAARDLATVQAAMRLGALQYLVKPFTFAGLRAKLEAYASLRRSLSGGGEAEQAEVDRIFGAIAAAGTPNELPKGHSPTTAELVRQVLRAAEGPLSTQQIADRAGISRQTAQRYLKLLDRAGRVTLALRYGETGRPEHRYAWRPSDGA
- a CDS encoding cation acetate symporter, yielding MTTEHQTLALILFSAFIAVTLGITTWVSRNRHGSAEEFYAGGRLFSPMENGFAIAGDYMSAASFLGISGLIALFGYDGLLYSVGFLVAWLVVLFLVAELVRNCGRFTLADVVAARMSERPVRIAAGTSSVVVSVLYLVAQMVGAGSLVGLLLADSGPGARTLTVVGVGALMVIYVTFGGMRATTWIQIVKAVLLMGGAVTLTVLVLLRFHGNPDQLLSAAAERSGHGVRFLSPGLKYGGGWTARIDFMSLGLALVLGTAGLPHILSRFYTVPTARAARRSVVWAIALIGGFYLMTVVLGFGAAALVGPDAVRASNASGNTAVPLLAAFLGGGAGSTGGAVLFALVAAIAFATILAVVAGITLASSASVAHDLYASLRRRRARQRSEVAVARVAAVGIGAVAIALGLLAQDLNVAFLVGLAFAVAASANLPVLLYSLFWRGFTTRGAVWSVYGGLVPAVLLVALSPVVSGSPESLFPGVDFQYFPLQNPGIISIPLGFLAGWLGTVTSAEEPDRRKHAETEVRSLTGAGAV
- a CDS encoding DUF485 domain-containing protein, coding for MDKHDGRDAGTIRLDDPWYDALAVGWGEGGDAVPVPSAPAGASAPGASDIYLEVQRSAAFQEVRSRYRRFVVPATAGFFLWYVAYVVAATAAPGLMARPVAGAVNVALLAGLGQFLSTFLLTWAYARHARLRRDRAALDLRWTVFEQEHGRGRSRTGRGEDR
- a CDS encoding type IIA DNA topoisomerase subunit B, yielding MTADTSVPSSALLSGADRDGSNYTARHLLVLEGLEAVRKRPGMYIGSTDSRGLMHCLWEIIDNSVDEALGGYCDHIEVILHEDASVEVRDNGRGIPVDVEPKTGLSGVEVVMTKLHAGGKFGGGSYAASGGLHGVGASVVNALSARLDVEVDRGSSTHAISFRRGVPGLFTEQGADSPFDPSGGLRKVKRIAKGKTGTRVRYWADRQIFLKDARLSLETLYQRARQTAFLVPGLTIVVRDERAIDGAGKTEETFRFDGGISEFCEYLAQDKAVCDVLRLTGTGTFKETVPVLDDRGHMTPTEVTRELGVDIALRWGTGYETNAKSFVNIIATPKGGTHVSGFERSVAKTVNEVLRSAKLLRVAEDDVVKDDAMEGMTAVVTVRLAEPQFEGQTKEVLGTSAATRIVAAVVAKELKAFLTSTKRDDKQQARAVMEKIVAAARTRIAARQHKEAQRRKTALETSSLPAKLADCRSDDVERSELFIVEGDSALGTAKLARNSEFQALLPIRGKILNVQKSSVSDMLKNAECGAIIQVIGAGSGRTFDLDAARYGKIVLLVDADVDGAHIRCLLLTLFQRYMRPMVEAGRVFAAVPPLHRIELVQPKKGQDKYVYTYSDNELRQTLLEYQRKNIRYKDAIQRYKGLGEMDADQLAETTMDPRHRTLRRINIGDLDAAEQVFDLLMGNEVAPRKEFITGSAATLDRSRIDA
- a CDS encoding trypsin-like serine protease; amino-acid sequence: MRRPFARVLAGALTLVAGAAAAPLAQAPRVAADSVVIGGKPVQVADSPWVVALASRDRFGGIRDGQFCGGVVVAPTTVVTAAHCLGRQVLGGPVESVTDLRVITGRTELRAPEGREIAVRAARVNPAYDPGSNAGDLAVLELAEAVPADHVLPMAGPGHGGYEAGTEAAVYGWGDTSGFGDYAYGLRAARVTVLADEVCHRAYPGDSDGQYREESMVCAGDRSGGKDACQGDSGGPLVAQGRLIGVVSWGRGCGRADSPGVYTRIAPLVGFVSAPESSARPGGV